A genomic window from Lotus japonicus ecotype B-129 chromosome 1, LjGifu_v1.2 includes:
- the LOC130722733 gene encoding metacaspase-9-like, whose amino-acid sequence FNFYILSYYIDLDFRQLVNKLPKGTSLTILSDSCYSGGLIDKEKEQTGPSSLVHENNSSVKLTNTPKTIPFESILQHLSSLTNIDTTNIGTHLLEFFGFEASTRFQLPSRDLDLLNLNQPLRPDERILLSGCQADETSADIKLNASGGKAYGAFSNAVQMVLKENPGQLSNREVVMKAMNVLQTQGIVQHPCLYCSDENANVAFLRQHQNSDI is encoded by the coding sequence TTTAACTTCTATATATTGTCATACTACATAGATTTGGACTTCAGGCAACTGGTGAACAAGCTGCCAAAGGGAACAAGCCTCACAATTCTCTCAGACTCATGCTATAGTGGTGGCCTCATTGACAAAGAGAAGGAACAAACTGGACCATCTTCACTGGTTCATGAAAATAACTCATCAGTGAAACTCACTAACACCCCCAAGACAATCCCTTTTGAGTCCATACTTCAACACCTCTCATCACTAACAAACATAGACACCACAAATATTGGAACCCATCTGCTAGAATTCTTCGGCTTCGAAGCCAGTACGAGGTTTCAGCTCCCTTCGCGTGATCTTGATTTGTTGAACTTGAACCAACCACTGAGGCCTGATGAGAGGATTCTGTTGAGTGGTTGCCAAGCTGATGAGACCTCTGCAGACATTAAGCTGAATGCGAGTGGCGGAAAGGCGTATGGAGCATTTAGCAATGCGGTTCAGATGGTGTTGAAGGAGAACCCGGGTCAGCTGAGCAATAGAGAGGTTGTGATGAAGGCCATGAATGTGCTGCAAACACAGGGAATTGTGCAGCATCCTTGCCTCTATTGCAGTGATGAGAATGCTAATGTTGCCTTCTTGCGACAACATCAGAACTCAGATATATGA
- the LOC130729985 gene encoding metacaspase-9, translating into MEGKNKRLAVLVGCNYPNTPNELHGCINDVLAMRDTLVKRFGFDPKSIELLTDEPGSSSPMPTGSNIKQALASMIDQAETGDVLYFHYSGHGTRFPSKKLGHPYRYEEAIVPCDFNLITDLDFRQLVNKLPKGTSLTFLSDSCYSGGLIDKEKEQIGPSSLVHENDSSLKLTSTPKTIPIKSILQHLSSLTNISTTDIGTHLLEFFGSEASSRFQLPSHHLDLLNLNQSLRPDEGILLSGCQSDETSADINPNVSGGKAYGAFSNAVQMVLKENPGQLSNREVVMKARNVLQTQGIVQHPCLYCSDENANAAFLRQHQNSDL; encoded by the exons ATGGAGGGGAAGAACAAGAGGCTAGCTGTTTTGGTGGGGTGCAATTATCCAAACACACCCAATGAATTGCATGGCTGCATAAACGATGTGTTAGCCATGAGGGACACGCTGGTGAAGCGTTTCGGGTTCGATCCGAAAAGCATTGAGCTCCTCACTGATGAGCCTGGCTCTTCATCACCTATGCCTACTGGTTCCAACATTAAGCAGGCATTAGCTAGCATGATTGATCAAGCTGAAACAGGGGATGTGCTCTATTTTCATTATAGTGGACATGGAACAAGGTTCCCTTCCAAGAAACTTGGCCACCCCTACCGCTATGAGGAAGCAATTGTGCCTTGTGACTTCAATCTCATCACTG ATTTGGACTTCAGGCAACTGGTGAACAAGCTGCCAAAGGGAACAAGCCTCACATTTCTCTCAGACTCATGCTATAGTGGTGGCCTCATTGACAAAGAGAAGGAACAAATTGGACCATCTTCACTGGTTCATGAAAATGACTCATCATTGAAACTCACTAGCACCCCCAAGACAATCCCTATTAAGTCCATACTTCAACACCTCTCATCACTAACAAACATAAGCACCACAGACATTGGAACCCACCTGCTAGAATTCTTCGGCTCCGAAGCCAGTTCGAGATTTCAGCTCCCTTCACATCATCTTGATTTGTTGAACTTGAACCAATCACTGAGGCCTGATGAGGGGATTCTGTTGAGTGGTTGCCAATCTGATGAGACCTCTGCAGACATTAACCCGAACGTGAGTGGTGGAAAGGCGTATGGAGCATTTAGCAATGCGGTTCAGATGGTGTTGAAGGAGAACCCGGGTCAGCTGAGCAATAGAGAGGTTGTGATGAAGGCCAGGAATGTGCTGCAAACGCAGGGAATTGTGCAGCATCCTTGCCTCTATTGCAGTGATGAGAATGCTAATGCTGCCTTCTTGCGACAACATCAGAACTCAGATTTATGA
- the LOC130729986 gene encoding metacaspase-9-like has translation MEAKNRRVAVLVGCNYPNTSHELHGCINDVLAMRDMLVKRFRFNPKNIELLTDEPGSSSAMLPTGANIKQKLASMIDQAEAGDVLYFHYSGHGTRIPSKKHGHPYHHEEAIVPCDFNLITDLDFRQLVNKLPKGASLTILSDSCHSGGLIDKEKEQIGPSSLVHENDSSLKLTNTPKTIPFESILQHFSSQTNINTTDIGTHLLELFGSEASSRFQLASRDLDLLNQPLRPDEGILLSGCQADETSADMNPNASGGKAYGAFSNAVQMVLKENPGQLSNREVVVKARNMLQTQGIMQHPCLYCSDENANATFLWQHQNSDL, from the exons ATGGAGGCGAAAAACAGGAGGGTGGCTGTTTTGGTGGGGTGCAACTACCCAAACACATCTCATGAATTGCATGGCTGCATAAACGATGTGTTGGCCATGAGGGACATGCTGGTGAAGCGTTTCAGGTTCAATCCGAAAAACATTGAGCTCCTCACTGATGAGCCTGGCTCTTCATCAGCTATGCTTCCCACTGGTGCCAACATTAAGCAGAAATTGGCTAGCATGATTGATCAAGCTGAGGCAGGGGATGTGCTATATTTTCACTATAGTGGACATGGAACAAGGATCCCTTCCAAGAAACATGGCCACCCTTACCACCATGAGGAAGCTATTGTGCCTTGTGACTTCAATCTCATCACTG ATTTGGACTTCAGGCAACTGGTGAACAAGCTGCCAAAGGGAGCAAGCCTCACAATTCTCTCAGACTCATGCCACAGCGGTGGCCTAATTGACAAAGAGAAGGAACAGATTGGACCATCTTCACTGGTTCATGAAAATGACTCATCATTGAAACTCACCAACACCCCCAAGACAATCCCTTTTGAGTCCATACTTCAACACTTCTCAtcacaaacaaacataaacACCACAGACATTGGAACCCATCTGCTAGAATTATTTGGCTCTGAAGCCAGTTCGAGGTTTCAGCTCGCTTCGCGTGATCTTGATTTGCTGAACCAACCATTGAGGCCTGATGAGGGCATTCTACTTAGTGGTTGCCAAGCTGATGAGACCTCTGCAGACATGAACCCGAACGCAAGTGGCGGAAAGGCGTATGGAGCATTCAGCAATGCGGTTCAGATGGTTTTGAAGGAGAACCCGGGTCAGCTGAGCAATAGAGAGGTTGTGGTGAAGGCCAGGAATATGCTGCAAACACAGGGAATTATGCAGCATCCTTGCCTCTATTGCAGTGATGAGAATGCTAATGCTACCTTCTTGTGGCAACATCAGAACTCTGATTTATGA